The Brasilonema sennae CENA114 genome includes a region encoding these proteins:
- a CDS encoding DUF2993 domain-containing protein has translation MPDNQGLGEQALNKAVEIALSSQLDKVEYLDVDVKTDPLKVVQGEVDSVSIEGKGLVMQKDLRAEELKMQTGSIAINPLSAAFGKIELTKPTQASTQVVLLENDINRAFNSEYIRSQLQSQKIHVNGQLTTIIPQHVDFHLPGNNKVELSASILLKETNETHQVAFSAVPKVSANGETVSLENVEYGDTQEISPELTKALIDATSEILNLSNFDLQGITLRVKQLEVETAKLILQAEAHVEQIPSA, from the coding sequence ATGCCGGATAATCAGGGGTTAGGGGAGCAGGCACTGAACAAAGCTGTAGAAATCGCGTTATCTAGCCAGTTAGATAAAGTAGAATATCTCGATGTAGATGTCAAAACAGACCCACTGAAAGTGGTTCAAGGAGAGGTTGATTCAGTTTCAATAGAAGGCAAAGGATTGGTAATGCAAAAAGACCTCCGAGCGGAGGAGTTGAAAATGCAAACGGGTAGCATTGCCATTAATCCTTTAAGTGCAGCTTTTGGTAAGATTGAACTGACAAAACCAACGCAAGCAAGTACACAAGTTGTTTTGCTCGAAAACGATATCAACCGTGCCTTCAACTCAGAATATATCCGTTCACAGTTGCAAAGCCAGAAAATTCACGTCAACGGGCAGTTAACAACAATTATTCCTCAACACGTGGATTTTCATTTACCTGGTAATAATAAAGTCGAATTAAGCGCTTCTATTCTATTAAAAGAAACGAATGAAACTCATCAAGTAGCTTTCTCCGCAGTACCGAAAGTGAGTGCGAATGGAGAAACAGTTTCTCTAGAAAATGTTGAGTATGGTGATACACAGGAAATCTCACCAGAGTTGACAAAAGCTTTGATAGATGCAACAAGCGAAATTTTGAATCTGAGTAACTTTGATTTACAAGGAATAACTCTACGAGTTAAACAACTTGAAGTGGAAACAGCTAAACTGATACTGCAAGCTGAAGCTCACGTGGAGCAAATTCCCTCCGCATAA
- a CDS encoding DUF2231 domain-containing protein, translated as METTERSSTPFPNLPPVIESDDREYHDTGVPSTVAIAGHPLHPLSVVFPIAFLAGALGSDFGYWLTHDFFWAKASLWLIGLGLLGGVLAALIGISDFLQIERVRKRSAGWAHLILNVVLLVLSAVNFILRLGNPESAILPWGLLISLVVGTLTSASGWFGAELSYRHKIGVVGPGSRRYP; from the coding sequence ATGGAAACTACAGAAAGAAGTTCGACACCGTTCCCAAATCTGCCACCAGTTATTGAGAGTGATGATAGAGAGTATCACGATACTGGTGTACCTAGCACTGTTGCGATCGCAGGGCATCCCTTACACCCCCTCAGTGTCGTCTTTCCCATAGCCTTTTTAGCCGGCGCTTTGGGTAGCGACTTCGGCTACTGGTTAACTCATGATTTCTTTTGGGCAAAAGCTTCGCTGTGGTTAATCGGACTGGGATTGCTTGGAGGCGTTTTAGCAGCGCTGATCGGCATAAGCGACTTTTTGCAAATTGAACGAGTCCGCAAGCGTTCTGCTGGCTGGGCGCACCTGATTCTTAATGTAGTGCTTCTAGTGTTGAGCGCCGTTAACTTCATTCTGCGTCTCGGCAACCCTGAGTCAGCAATATTACCTTGGGGACTCTTAATCTCACTTGTTGTCGGTACGCTGACGAGTGCTTCTGGCTGGTTCGGTGCTGAACTATCCTATCGCCACAAAATTGGTGTGGTAGGTCCTGGTAGCAGAAGATATCCGTAA
- a CDS encoding DUF167 domain-containing protein has product MQKKVKVKPNSKIQKIEEEADGSLKVHLKSPPVDGKANEELIKLLAEKFDVSKSHIKIKSGLSSRQKLIEIDTD; this is encoded by the coding sequence ATGCAAAAAAAAGTTAAAGTTAAACCTAATTCAAAAATTCAAAAGATTGAGGAAGAAGCTGATGGTAGTCTTAAAGTGCATCTCAAATCCCCTCCTGTAGATGGCAAGGCTAATGAAGAGTTAATTAAACTACTAGCGGAAAAATTTGATGTATCAAAATCGCATATCAAAATTAAGTCTGGTTTATCTTCTCGGCAAAAGCTGATTGAGATTGATACAGATTAG
- a CDS encoding glutathione S-transferase family protein: MKNLRLYDFLPSGNGYKIRLLLTQIGMPFERIEVDITKGESRTAEFLGKNSNGKIPVLEVEPGKYLAESNAIMIYLSEGTEFLPYDPFFKAQVLQWLFFEQYSHEPYIATPRFWISILNKAQEYREVIEQKREPGYVALRVMEKHLSNHAYFVGERYTIADISLFAYTHVADEGGFDLTQFPAIQDWIERVKAQPAYISITEELKH, encoded by the coding sequence ATGAAAAACCTGCGTTTGTATGATTTTTTACCCTCTGGCAATGGTTACAAGATTCGTCTTTTATTGACGCAAATTGGCATGCCATTTGAGAGGATAGAGGTTGATATCACTAAAGGTGAGTCTCGAACGGCAGAATTCTTAGGTAAAAATTCCAACGGAAAAATTCCCGTTTTGGAAGTTGAACCAGGGAAATATTTAGCTGAATCAAATGCCATTATGATTTATCTGAGTGAAGGAACAGAGTTTTTACCATATGATCCCTTTTTTAAAGCCCAAGTACTGCAATGGTTGTTCTTTGAACAATATAGCCATGAGCCTTATATTGCTACACCGAGATTTTGGATTTCTATTTTAAATAAGGCTCAGGAATACCGTGAAGTTATAGAGCAAAAACGTGAACCTGGTTACGTAGCTCTTAGGGTGATGGAAAAACACTTATCCAACCACGCTTATTTTGTAGGAGAGCGTTATACAATTGCTGATATTAGCTTGTTTGCTTACACTCATGTTGCTGATGAAGGTGGGTTTGACTTGACACAATTTCCTGCTATCCAAGATTGGATAGAAAGAGTGAAAGCACAACCTGCCTATATTAGTATTACAGAAGAGTTAAAGCATTAG
- a CDS encoding SOS response-associated peptidase — MCGRFTLIQTAEALYKTFHVEKLPDLEPQYNIAPTQMVGVVLYNQESEQREFQKLRWGLIPSWSKDLGIGVKLINARAETVAEKPAFRSAFKHRRCLVVADGFYEWQFQENQKQPYYFRLQQGKPFGFAGLWEQWQSPEGEEITSCTILTTEANELVQPIHQRMPVILQQQDYDVWLNPEVQTREALQQLLHPYPSEAMTAYPVSKVVNSPKQNISDCIKPL; from the coding sequence ATGTGTGGAAGATTTACTTTAATCCAAACAGCAGAAGCATTATACAAAACCTTCCATGTAGAAAAACTTCCTGATTTAGAGCCGCAATATAACATTGCTCCTACGCAAATGGTGGGAGTAGTCTTGTATAATCAAGAAAGCGAACAACGTGAATTTCAGAAGTTACGTTGGGGTTTAATTCCCTCTTGGTCAAAAGATTTAGGAATCGGAGTCAAGCTGATCAACGCTAGGGCAGAAACAGTAGCAGAAAAACCAGCTTTCCGCTCTGCATTCAAGCACCGTCGCTGTTTGGTAGTAGCAGACGGCTTTTACGAGTGGCAGTTTCAAGAAAATCAAAAACAGCCCTATTATTTTCGTCTACAACAAGGAAAACCCTTTGGCTTTGCAGGGTTGTGGGAGCAATGGCAATCGCCCGAAGGTGAGGAAATCACATCGTGTACAATTTTGACCACAGAGGCAAACGAATTAGTGCAGCCGATTCATCAGCGTATGCCAGTTATTCTTCAACAGCAGGATTACGATGTATGGTTAAATCCAGAAGTACAAACACGTGAGGCGCTACAACAACTGCTGCACCCCTACCCATCTGAAGCGATGACTGCTTACCCAGTCAGCAAAGTTGTCAACAGCCCTAAGCAAAATATTTCAGATTGTATTAAGCCTTTGTAA
- a CDS encoding photosystem I assembly protein Ycf3, whose protein sequence is MPRTQKNDNFVDKSFTVMADLILKLLPTNKKAKEAFVYYRDGMSAQSEGEYAEALDNYREALELEEDTNDRSYILYNMGLIHASNGEHDKALELYHQALEFNPRLPQALNNIAVIYHYKGEKAKEAGDEDGGEALFDKAADYWIRAIRQAPNNYIEAQNWLKTSGRSQIDVFF, encoded by the coding sequence ATGCCAAGAACCCAGAAAAACGATAACTTTGTTGACAAAAGCTTTACAGTCATGGCAGATCTGATCCTCAAGCTTCTGCCAACTAATAAAAAAGCTAAAGAAGCCTTTGTTTATTACCGAGATGGAATGTCCGCTCAGTCGGAAGGAGAATACGCTGAAGCCTTGGACAACTATAGAGAGGCTTTAGAACTTGAAGAAGACACCAACGACCGAAGCTATATCCTCTATAACATGGGTTTGATACACGCCAGCAACGGCGAACATGACAAAGCTCTAGAGTTGTATCATCAAGCACTGGAATTTAATCCACGCTTACCCCAAGCTTTAAACAACATCGCTGTTATTTACCACTATAAAGGGGAAAAGGCGAAAGAAGCAGGAGACGAAGACGGGGGAGAAGCACTGTTTGACAAAGCGGCTGATTACTGGATTAGAGCTATTCGCCAAGCTCCGAATAACTACATCGAAGCTCAAAACTGGTTAAAGACCAGTGGACGCTCCCAAATTGACGTATTCTTTTAA
- the gatC gene encoding Asp-tRNA(Asn)/Glu-tRNA(Gln) amidotransferase subunit GatC, with product MIDREQVHKVAHLARLELTPEEEEKFTTQLGTILDYFEQLSELDVNNVPPTLRAIDVKNVTRADDLQPYPNREDILESAPEQEGDFFKVPKILNEQ from the coding sequence ATGATTGACCGTGAACAAGTTCATAAAGTAGCTCATCTTGCACGTTTAGAGTTGACGCCTGAAGAAGAAGAGAAATTCACAACTCAGTTGGGAACTATTCTTGACTATTTTGAACAACTGAGTGAATTGGATGTGAATAATGTGCCACCAACATTACGAGCAATTGATGTGAAGAATGTGACGCGGGCAGACGATTTACAACCTTATCCCAACCGCGAAGATATTCTTGAGAGTGCGCCGGAACAAGAAGGCGACTTTTTCAAGGTACCTAAAATCCTGAATGAGCAATAG
- a CDS encoding glutathione S-transferase family protein — MGLGILKDGKWVSDRQQEDSQGKFLRPSTTFRNQITADGSSEFKAEPGRYHLYISWACPWAHRTAIMRQLKGLQDVISMSVVAAEIHDNSWEFSDEPGSIPDTVNGTEYLWQVYLKADPNYSGRVTVPILWDTQTGTIVNNESREIIRMLDTEFNVFAKQDVNFYPEHLQKVIDKTIDAIYQPINNGVYRAGFATTQSAYDEAVTELFDALDHWEQVLGKQRYLCGEQITEADWCMFTTLFRFDAVYYVHFKCNLRRIVDYSNLWNYLKDLYQQPGVKETCNLDHIKRHYYKSHPNVNPTGIVPKGPIIDFDAPHNRDQLRAAMEV; from the coding sequence ATGGGCTTGGGAATCCTCAAGGATGGTAAGTGGGTAAGCGATCGCCAGCAAGAAGACTCACAAGGTAAATTTCTCCGTCCTTCAACAACTTTCCGGAACCAGATTACAGCAGATGGCTCCAGCGAATTTAAAGCAGAACCAGGGCGCTATCACTTGTACATTTCCTGGGCGTGTCCTTGGGCACACCGCACTGCTATTATGCGCCAATTGAAAGGGTTGCAAGATGTCATCAGCATGTCCGTGGTAGCGGCAGAAATTCATGATAACAGCTGGGAATTTTCTGATGAACCGGGGAGCATTCCTGATACAGTCAATGGAACTGAGTATCTCTGGCAAGTTTATCTCAAAGCTGATCCCAACTACAGCGGACGGGTAACAGTCCCGATTTTATGGGACACACAAACTGGGACAATAGTCAATAACGAATCCCGCGAAATTATACGGATGTTAGATACAGAGTTTAATGTCTTCGCCAAACAAGATGTAAACTTTTATCCAGAACATTTACAAAAAGTTATTGACAAGACAATTGATGCAATTTACCAGCCGATAAATAATGGTGTTTACCGCGCGGGATTTGCCACGACACAATCAGCTTATGATGAAGCGGTAACCGAACTTTTTGATGCTCTTGATCACTGGGAGCAAGTGTTAGGAAAGCAACGCTATCTTTGTGGTGAACAAATCACTGAGGCGGACTGGTGTATGTTTACAACTCTGTTTCGCTTTGATGCGGTTTACTATGTCCATTTCAAATGTAACTTACGTCGGATTGTAGATTATTCCAATCTGTGGAATTATCTCAAAGACCTTTATCAACAGCCAGGAGTTAAAGAAACTTGTAACCTGGATCACATCAAACGACATTATTACAAAAGTCATCCCAACGTAAACCCAACTGGAATTGTACCGAAAGGACCAATCATTGATTTTGATGCACCGCATAACCGGGATCAACTGCGTGCGGCTATGGAAGTTTAG